One Purpureocillium takamizusanense chromosome 1, complete sequence genomic window carries:
- a CDS encoding uncharacterized protein (TransMembrane:6 (n4-15c19/20o92-113i155-176o188-207i227-251o292-312i435-454o)~COG:U~EggNog:ENOG503NUD0): MAEDDDHGIRPQGVDVAYDEPQQHHQPVDTPSEKKSTVVVDVEQDAHRDRDGDPAGVGGGDAASEYSESSFVQAGVQKAMILKKAWSRTTLLIAFSSLFLTTLIITFSDYSHMVLQPYVTSAFKKHSFMSAAHVVINITRIVAYPIIAKLSDVFGRAEMFTLSIVFQTLSFIIYATSVDIGAYFAAGLFDAVGSTGFGLTQQVFIADATTLVNRAFWSTLPESITTIPALYLGSLIGEGFLQNAGWRWSYGAWAIVVPVVAVPLIATMVVLQRRARRHGLVAKSPTSVSGCSPGSSSSTPAWKKVLHLVWTEIDLAGLVLLVVGLSLILIPVSLTGSFNPNRWREGSFIAMLVVGVVCFLAFLVWDIRFAKKPYIPAHMANRTVIVACFIQTFDFMEYSLFTIFFPSYLQVAGHFSPANATRIDNSLRVAFQISGLFVALGMKYTKNAHYWALAGPPLVILGQGIMIYLVDMGDGRYGSEAAFIASKVVSGVGRALWQTAAQVSVQAVVSRQEVAVATGIFQAANSVGAAIGTSISGAIWRNTLPDKLLNYLPEQDKKNALQIFQSIVVAQKYPAGSPARAAIDQSYRESQRILGIVATCMCAPNLFVMWFMHNVKLEEEDRKDEEGVARTIAKIEKTQEKDKALNGN; this comes from the exons ATggcagaagacgacgaccatGGCATCCGCCCGCAAGGCGTTGATGTCGCTTACGACGAGCCacaacagcaccaccagcccgTCGACACGCCCAGCGAGAAGAAGagcaccgtcgtcgtggaTGTGGAACAAGACGCACATAGGGACCGCGATGGGGACCCGGCTGgagtcggtggcggcgatgctgcgtCCGAGTACAGCGAGTCGAGCTTCGTCCAGGCGGGCGTGCAAAAGGCAATGATCCTGAAGAAGGCGTGGTCGCGCACAACGCTGCTCATCGCCTTTAGCAG CCTGTTCCTGACGacgctcatcatcaccttTTCCGACTACTCGCACATGGTGCTGCAGCCGTACGTCACGAGCGCCTTCAAGAAGCACTCGTTCATGAGCGCCGCGCACGTCGTCATCAACATCACCCGAATCGTGGCGTATCCCATCATTGCAAAGCTCAGCGAT GTCTTTGGTCGTGCCGAAATGTTTACTCTGTCCATTGTTTTCCAGACGCTGAGCTTCATCATCTACGCCACGAGCGTCGACATTGGAGCCTACTTT GCAGCGGGACTTTTCGACGCTGTCGGATCCACGGGCTTCGGGCTCACGCAGCAAGtcttcatcgccgacgccaccaccctcGTCAACCGCGCCTTCTGGTCCACCCTGCCCGagtccatcaccaccatccccgCGTTGTATCTCGGCAGCCTCATAGGCGAAGGCTTCCTTCAAAACgccggctggcgctggtccTACGGCGCGTGGGCCATCGTtgtgcccgtcgtcgccgtccccctcatcgccaccatggtggtgctgcagcgtcgagctcgtcgccacggcctcgtGGCCAAGTCCCCCACTAGCGTCTCCGGCTGTAGcccaggcagcagcagcagcacccccgCGTGGAAAAAGGTCCTGCACCTCGTTTGGACGGAGATTGACCTCGCGGGCctggtgctgctcgtcgtggGACTGTCGCTCATCCTCATCCCCGTGTCCCTGACCGGCTCGTTCAACCCCAACCGCTGGCGCGAGGGCAGCTTCATCGCCATGCTCGTCGTGGGGGTCGTGTGCTTCCTCGCGTTCCTCGTCTGGGATATTCGCTTCGCCAAGAAGCCTTACATCCCGGCGCACATGGCCAACCGCACCGTCATCGTTGCCTGCTTCATCCAGACGTTTGACTTCATGGAGTACAGCCTCTTCACCATCTTCTTCCCAAGCTATCTCCAGGTCGCTGGGCACTTTTCGCCGGCGAATGCCACGCGCATCGA TAACTCGCTGCGCGTTGCCTTCCAAATCTcgggcctcttcgtcgccctaGGCATGAAGTATACCAAGAATGCGCACTACTGGGCACTCGCGGGCCCCCcgctcgtcatcctcggACAGGGCATCATGATATACCTCGTGGAcatgggcgacgggcggtacggcagcgaggccgccttcatcgcctCCAAGGTCGTCTCCGGCGTCGGTCGAGCTCTCtggcagacggcggcgcaggtgtCGGTCCAGGCCGTCGTGTCACGCCAGgaggtggccgtggcgacggggATCTTCCAAGCTGCCAACAGCGTGGGCGCCGCAATCGGAACCAG CATCTCGGGGGCCATCTGGCGCAACACCCTCCCCGATAAACTCCTCAACTATCTGCCGGAACAGGACAAGAAGAACGCCCTACAAATCTTCCAatccatcgtcgtcgcgcagaaGTACCCCGCGGGGTcacccgcccgcgccgccatcgaccaAAGCTACCGGGAATCGCAGCGCATCCTAGGCATCGTCGCAACGTGCATGTGCGCGCCGAATCTCTTCGTCATGTGGTTCATGCACAACGTCAAGCtagaggaggaggaccgcaaggatgaggagggggTGGCCCGAACGATTGCCAAGATTGAAAAGACTCAAGAGAAGGACAAGGCCCTTAATGGGAACTGA
- a CDS encoding uncharacterized protein (COG:U~TransMembrane:9 (i90-108o128-147i159-186o250-271i313-334o346-365i385-409o450-470i593-612o)~EggNog:ENOG503NUD0), which produces MFTLSIVFQTLSFIIYATSVDIGAYFAAGLFDAVGSTGFGLTQQVFIADATTLVNRAFWSTLPESITTIPALYLGSLIGEGFLQNAGWRWSYGAWAIVVPVVAVPLIATMVVLQRRARRHGLVAKSPTSVSGCSPGSSSSTPAWKKVLHLVWTEIDLAGLVLLVVGLSLILIPVSLTGSFNPNRWREGSFIAMLVVGVVCFLAFLVWDIRFAKKPYIPAHMANRTVIVACFIQTFDFMEYSLFTIFFPSYLQVAGHFSPANATRIDNSLRVAFQISGLFVALGMKYTKNAHYWALAGPPLVILGQGIMIYLVDMGDGRYGSEAAFIASKVVSGVGRALWQTAAQVSVQAVVSRQEVAVATGIFQAANSVGAAIGTSISGAIWRNTLPDKLLNYLPEQDKKNALQIFQSIVVAQKYPAGSPARAAIDQSYRESQRILGIVATCMCAPNLFVMWFMHNVKLEEEDRKDEEGVARTIAKIEKTQEKDKALNGN; this is translated from the exons ATGTTTACTCTGTCCATTGTTTTCCAGACGCTGAGCTTCATCATCTACGCCACGAGCGTCGACATTGGAGCCTACTTT GCAGCGGGACTTTTCGACGCTGTCGGATCCACGGGCTTCGGGCTCACGCAGCAAGtcttcatcgccgacgccaccaccctcGTCAACCGCGCCTTCTGGTCCACCCTGCCCGagtccatcaccaccatccccgCGTTGTATCTCGGCAGCCTCATAGGCGAAGGCTTCCTTCAAAACgccggctggcgctggtccTACGGCGCGTGGGCCATCGTtgtgcccgtcgtcgccgtccccctcatcgccaccatggtggtgctgcagcgtcgagctcgtcgccacggcctcgtGGCCAAGTCCCCCACTAGCGTCTCCGGCTGTAGcccaggcagcagcagcagcacccccgCGTGGAAAAAGGTCCTGCACCTCGTTTGGACGGAGATTGACCTCGCGGGCctggtgctgctcgtcgtggGACTGTCGCTCATCCTCATCCCCGTGTCCCTGACCGGCTCGTTCAACCCCAACCGCTGGCGCGAGGGCAGCTTCATCGCCATGCTCGTCGTGGGGGTCGTGTGCTTCCTCGCGTTCCTCGTCTGGGATATTCGCTTCGCCAAGAAGCCTTACATCCCGGCGCACATGGCCAACCGCACCGTCATCGTTGCCTGCTTCATCCAGACGTTTGACTTCATGGAGTACAGCCTCTTCACCATCTTCTTCCCAAGCTATCTCCAGGTCGCTGGGCACTTTTCGCCGGCGAATGCCACGCGCATCGA TAACTCGCTGCGCGTTGCCTTCCAAATCTcgggcctcttcgtcgccctaGGCATGAAGTATACCAAGAATGCGCACTACTGGGCACTCGCGGGCCCCCcgctcgtcatcctcggACAGGGCATCATGATATACCTCGTGGAcatgggcgacgggcggtacggcagcgaggccgccttcatcgcctCCAAGGTCGTCTCCGGCGTCGGTCGAGCTCTCtggcagacggcggcgcaggtgtCGGTCCAGGCCGTCGTGTCACGCCAGgaggtggccgtggcgacggggATCTTCCAAGCTGCCAACAGCGTGGGCGCCGCAATCGGAACCAG CATCTCGGGGGCCATCTGGCGCAACACCCTCCCCGATAAACTCCTCAACTATCTGCCGGAACAGGACAAGAAGAACGCCCTACAAATCTTCCAatccatcgtcgtcgcgcagaaGTACCCCGCGGGGTcacccgcccgcgccgccatcgaccaAAGCTACCGGGAATCGCAGCGCATCCTAGGCATCGTCGCAACGTGCATGTGCGCGCCGAATCTCTTCGTCATGTGGTTCATGCACAACGTCAAGCtagaggaggaggaccgcaaggatgaggagggggTGGCCCGAACGATTGCCAAGATTGAAAAGACTCAAGAGAAGGACAAGGCCCTTAATGGGAACTGA
- a CDS encoding uncharacterized protein (COG:U~TransMembrane:5 (i46-67o79-98i118-142o183-203i326-345o)~EggNog:ENOG503NUD0), producing the protein MVVLQRRARRHGLVAKSPTSVSGCSPGSSSSTPAWKKVLHLVWTEIDLAGLVLLVVGLSLILIPVSLTGSFNPNRWREGSFIAMLVVGVVCFLAFLVWDIRFAKKPYIPAHMANRTVIVACFIQTFDFMEYSLFTIFFPSYLQVAGHFSPANATRIDNSLRVAFQISGLFVALGMKYTKNAHYWALAGPPLVILGQGIMIYLVDMGDGRYGSEAAFIASKVVSGVGRALWQTAAQVSVQAVVSRQEVAVATGIFQAANSVGAAIGTSISGAIWRNTLPDKLLNYLPEQDKKNALQIFQSIVVAQKYPAGSPARAAIDQSYRESQRILGIVATCMCAPNLFVMWFMHNVKLEEEDRKDEEGVARTIAKIEKTQEKDKALNGN; encoded by the exons atggtggtgctgcagcgtcgagctcgtcgccacggcctcgtGGCCAAGTCCCCCACTAGCGTCTCCGGCTGTAGcccaggcagcagcagcagcacccccgCGTGGAAAAAGGTCCTGCACCTCGTTTGGACGGAGATTGACCTCGCGGGCctggtgctgctcgtcgtggGACTGTCGCTCATCCTCATCCCCGTGTCCCTGACCGGCTCGTTCAACCCCAACCGCTGGCGCGAGGGCAGCTTCATCGCCATGCTCGTCGTGGGGGTCGTGTGCTTCCTCGCGTTCCTCGTCTGGGATATTCGCTTCGCCAAGAAGCCTTACATCCCGGCGCACATGGCCAACCGCACCGTCATCGTTGCCTGCTTCATCCAGACGTTTGACTTCATGGAGTACAGCCTCTTCACCATCTTCTTCCCAAGCTATCTCCAGGTCGCTGGGCACTTTTCGCCGGCGAATGCCACGCGCATCGA TAACTCGCTGCGCGTTGCCTTCCAAATCTcgggcctcttcgtcgccctaGGCATGAAGTATACCAAGAATGCGCACTACTGGGCACTCGCGGGCCCCCcgctcgtcatcctcggACAGGGCATCATGATATACCTCGTGGAcatgggcgacgggcggtacggcagcgaggccgccttcatcgcctCCAAGGTCGTCTCCGGCGTCGGTCGAGCTCTCtggcagacggcggcgcaggtgtCGGTCCAGGCCGTCGTGTCACGCCAGgaggtggccgtggcgacggggATCTTCCAAGCTGCCAACAGCGTGGGCGCCGCAATCGGAACCAG CATCTCGGGGGCCATCTGGCGCAACACCCTCCCCGATAAACTCCTCAACTATCTGCCGGAACAGGACAAGAAGAACGCCCTACAAATCTTCCAatccatcgtcgtcgcgcagaaGTACCCCGCGGGGTcacccgcccgcgccgccatcgaccaAAGCTACCGGGAATCGCAGCGCATCCTAGGCATCGTCGCAACGTGCATGTGCGCGCCGAATCTCTTCGTCATGTGGTTCATGCACAACGTCAAGCtagaggaggaggaccgcaaggatgaggagggggTGGCCCGAACGATTGCCAAGATTGAAAAGACTCAAGAGAAGGACAAGGCCCTTAATGGGAACTGA
- the BEM1 gene encoding bud emergence protein 1 (BUSCO:EOG09261JVS~EggNog:ENOG503NU89~COG:C), producing MKALRRSMKSEKHKPNSASIGSKSALAIVPPKKVIRANDDYQPDEALAQSFAKAGVQILSFSKGDFFHVIGREDDANWYEACNPALPDARGLVPVGYFQVLGRTERDSAQSDSKSQDHDSGYGEAAVHSTGVNRASKPTKSGGIVSAKVKYYFEAAKGRPDELTANEDEDLIIIAQSNKEWVVAKPIRRLGGPGLIPIGFIDIFDDDSYRTNPPTPVADPLEALRKANVPTVEEWKRMAAQYKNSSITLGKFDGSRGPQNQPQPQQPQHQQQAGLEQNMTRMSLQQQQQQVNHNGSQAMYANAGGQQPVQDNSEESAAHLYAPVWARIPRYCYAEEKYWFVIEAELEDGRSWELSRYYQDFYDFQIALLAEFPAEAGNTGTQKRSLPYMPGPVSYVTDAITEGRLYNLDAYVKNLLNQPPHISRCKLVKFFFAPREGDYEIDNNANGEEEYRLSQGSHQSSDSPANDASRQGSRNNLNGYNYGGLSATPRQGTSQQADGTQKQAAPMKIKVRFKDDVFAMRVSTDIQFQELAERIRDRVKATAGEQVQLSFQDEPSGRRQNLANNGDLDYALQRNEKLTLFVEVS from the exons ATGAAG GCACTACGTCGTTCTATGAAGAGCGAGAAACACAAGCCCAACAGCGCCTCCATTGGCTCCAAGTCAgcgctcgccatcgtccCGCCCAAAAAG GTTATCCGGGCCAACGATGATTACCAACCCGATGAAGCCCTCGCTCAAAGCTTTGCCAAGGCTGGCGTTCAAATCCTCAGCTTCTCCAAAGGAGACTTCTTCCACGTCATCGGacgcgaggacgacgccaacTGGTATGAGGCCTGTAACCCGGCGCTGCCCGATGCCCGTGGCCTCGTCCCGGTAGGCTATTTCCAGGTGCTCGGCCGCACCGAGCGCGACAGCGCGCAGTCCGACAGCAAGAGCCAGGACCACGACTCGGGCTATGGCGAGGCTGCTGTCCACTCCACCGGCGTTAACCGAGCCTCCAAACCTACCAAATCAGGTGGCATCGTCAGCGCCAAGGTCAAATACTACTTTGAAGCCGCCAAAGGACGCCCCGATGAGTTGACAGCcaacgaagacgaggacctcatcatcattgCCCAATCAAACAAGGAATGGGTTGTCGCCAAGCCCATCCGCAGGCTGGGCGGACCAGGCTTGATCCCCATCGGCTTCATCGATATTTTTGATGACGACTCGTATCGCACGAACCCGCCGACCCCGGTGGCGGATCCCCTCGAAGCCCTCAGAAAGGCCAACGTCCCGACAGTCGAGGAGTGGAAGAGGATGGCAGCACAGTACAAGAACAGCAGCATCACCCTCGGAAAGTTTGATGGATCTAGAGGTCCGCAAAatcagccgcagccgcagcagccacagcaccagcaacaggCGGGGCTTGAACAGAACATGACGCGCATGAgcttgcagcagcaacaacaacaggtTAACCACAACGGGTCTCAG GCCATGtacgccaacgccggcggGCAACAGCCGGTACAAGACAACTCGGAAGAATCCGCTGCCCACCTCTACGCCCCGGTGTGGGCTCGAATACCCCGATACTGCTATGCCGAGGAGAAGTACTGGTTCGTCATCGAGGCGGAACTGGAGGATGGACGCTCCTGGGAGCTGTCGCGCTACTATCAGGACTTTTATGATTTCCAAatcgccctgctcgccgagtTCCCCGCCGAGGCTGGCAATACGGGCACGCAGAAGCGGTCTCTCCCGTACATGCCCGGCCCCGTCAGCTACGTTACCGATGCCATTACCGAAGGCCGCCTTTACAACCTCGATGCGTACGTCAAGAATTTGCTGAACCAACCTCCGCACATATCGCGCTGCAAGTTGGTCAAGTTCTTCTTCGCCCCCCGCGAAGGCGACTACGAGATCGACAACAACGCGAATGGCGAGGAGGAATACCGCCTGTCACAAGGCTCGCATCAGTCCTCCGACTCGCCGGCGAACGATGCCTCTAGACAAGGGTCACGCAATAACCTGAATGGCTACAATTACGGAGGTCTGTCTGCGACACCGCGGCAGGGCACCTCGCAGCAAG CCGATGGCACGCAGAAGCAAGCCGCACCGATGAAGATCAAAGTACGGTTCAAGGACGACGTGTTCGCAATGAGGGTGTCGACAGACATCCAGTTTCAGGAGCTGGCCGAAAGGATCCGAGACCGCGTCAAGGCCACTGCGGGTGAGCAGGTCCAGCTCTCTTTCCAAGACGAACCCTCGGGCAGGCGACAAAACCTGGCGAAcaacggcgacctcgactacgcgctgcagcgcaaCGAGAAGCTGACGCTTTTTGTCGAGGTTTCCTGA
- a CDS encoding uncharacterized protein (EggNog:ENOG503NY18), with product MKTSTHEDGLGGAAPAQPPTVPVMASSRSAASSSPGPPSSPSSKQQLQQKHWNTKNLPARLAADLASALTAGALIAPVISIIDRSIMENASGRAPSLSASLRASFAALLTRPRSVLFSRPTSLVLLLYAGTYLTANALDTFTSAARGRPASAVSAGPAKFAASSVANVGLCVYKDRQFVRLFGAVVSSSAAASAARPVPLPCYALFTLRDCITIFASFNLPPLLAPHIDHRLSSDLRRHVSGLTAAQFLAPAAVQLVSTPLHLLGLDLYNRPSGGTAGHLPPPSWRDRWAAVRANWLVSAAARVCRIVPAFGVGGVVNTKVRRGFMERLE from the exons ATGAAGACGTCGACCCATGAAGATGGTCTTGGGGGCGCCGCTCCGGCGCAGCCGCCTACGGTCCCTGTAATggcgagcagcagaagcgcggcctcgtcgtcgcccgggccaccatcgtcaccctcgtcgaaacagcagctgcagcagaagCATTGGAACACCAAAaacctgcccgcccgtctcgccgccgacctggccAGCGCCctcaccgccggcgccctcatCGCCCCCGTCATCTCCATCATCGACCG CTCCATCATGGAAAACGCCTCGGGCCGCGCCCCTtccctctccgcctccctccgcgcctccttcgccgccctcctcacCCGCCCTCGCTCCGTCCTCTTCTCCCGTCCGAcctccctcgtcctcctACTCTACGCGGGAACCTACCTCACCGCCAACGCCCTCGACACCTtcacctccgccgcccgcggccgccctgccTCCGCCGTGTCCGCCGGCCCCGCCAAGttcgccgcctcgtccgtcgccaacgtcggcCTATGCGTCTACAAGGACCGCCAGTTCGTTCGCCtcttcggcgccgtcgtctcctcctctgctgctgcttccgcCGCACGACCCGTTCCGCTCCCTTGCTACGCCCTCTTCACCCTCCGCGACTGCATCACCATCTTCGCCTCCTTCAACCTCCCCCCGCTGCTCGCCCCGCACATCGACCACCGCCTCTCGAgcgacctgcgccgccacgtctCCGGCTTGACCGCCGCGCAATTCCTCGCCCCCGCggccgtccagctcgtctCCACGCCGTTgcacctcctcggcctcgacttATATAACCGTCCctccggcggcaccgccggccaCCTTCCTCCCCCGTCGTGGCGCGACCGCTGGGCCGCCGTTCGAGCCAATTGGCTCGTCAGTGCCGCGGCCAGGGTTTGTCGCATCGTTCCCGCcttcggcgtcggcggcgtcgtcaacacAAAGGTCCGGCGCGGCTTCATGGAGCGCCTCGAGTGA
- a CDS encoding uncharacterized protein (SECRETED:SignalP(1-18~SECRETED:cutsite=AAA-DE~SECRETED:prob=0.8899)) produces the protein MKYGSIVAVLSLCSFAAADEARHPGYCDLSTATCWHPQTPLTAEEVARYADRACHSLHPVGAPDDVASNHHHHHHH, from the exons ATGAAGTACGGTTCCATCGTCGCGGTGCTCTCCCTGTGCAGCTTTGCAGCCGCTGATGAGGCTCGCCACCCAGGG TACTGCGATCTCAGTACAGCCACGTGCTGGCACCCGCAAACTCCGTTGACTGCCGAGGAGGTGGCTCGCTACGCTGACCGCGCGTGCCACAGCCTCCATCCCGTAGGTGCACCAGACGACGTTGCCTCCaatcaccatcaccaccaccaccactga
- a CDS encoding uncharacterized protein (SECRETED:SignalP(1-18~SECRETED:cutsite=AAA-DE~SECRETED:prob=0.8753)) translates to MKYGSIVAVLSLCSFAAADEARHPGYCDLSTATCWHPQTPLTAEEVARYADRACHSLHPCPCGGGGCYKKSADWENQEPIIVCTDDANPMG, encoded by the exons ATGAAGTACGGTTCCATCGTCGCGGTGCTCTCCCTGTGCAGCTTTGCAGCCGCTGATGAGGCTCGCCACCCAGGG TACTGCGATCTCAGTACAGCCACGTGCTGGCACCCGCAAACTCCGTTGACTGCCGAGGAGGTGGCTCGCTACGCTGACCGCGCGTGCCACAGCCTCCATCCC TGCCcctgtggtggcggcggctgctaCAAAAAATCGGCAGACTGGGAAAACCAGGAACCAATTATCGTTTGCACTGACGACGCGAACCCGATGGGCTGA
- a CDS encoding uncharacterized protein (MEROPS:MER0000263~EggNog:ENOG503NW9P~COG:O), with amino-acid sequence MVQVQKLTAETLLGAPRRGVAVPNHDGALALFTLSTHSFDDGKTRKEVRVADLTTDGAPSRQLSDDDKVHDAVWIPGTNNVIYLKSEDKGVTKAFVASGEHVGAEHYLVAEFDAPVANIKLQRLDDGGVVFMVTGLVGTQGELYNDEVVEKRSTARVFDTAQIRVEQRYSLWYNKLQLEDGRWSLAGPLLNLLTDEPNLEAPAGMYDVAEPLSNFDISHRGVAFFARDVTRRRPDEGIVTLPFFVSIDSFTLPPTSKPKPIVLPSDVRPCIGGNMRFSPDDASNVMFLYSQPGDLYANRLYLASTGSLAAFDVFALVTRTLGPSGEHGSGGDGNVEEHDPPGAFEFAGSSDTLILESQKCGRTVLSTLKLQDGERPHFVFREGSVSGYYPLREGCWEKLLVSSSSFVDSSTWQLVDISASFGPHGSSDDVRAESGGSDVRVISSATKHGAKFGISRDMVSEFWYEGAQGVCLHSFMLRPTDFDETKKYPWVLMPHGGPVSSWSDAWSTRWNMAAWAEQGYVIVCPNITGSTGYGLELARGINGQWGGRAFEDLVNLIAYLEKLSYLDQNKAVLAGASYGGYMVSWFFGQEIINKFCCAVWHDGMHKLPSFFLQNDVIFDDGSFHGPLYYWQDPAAFERFNPGRAELLRNWGRAPPTIIIHSDKDYRCPLTEGLAAMNTLHAHGVPTRFLTFSDERHWVLNPENSRVWHNEVWGWVRRCVDGEIKRGDASW; translated from the exons atggtcCAGGTACAAAAGCTGACAGCAGAGACCCTCctcggcgctcctcggcgcggtgTCGCGGTCCCGAATcacgacggcgccctcgccctcttcACCCTCTCCACGCAcagcttcgacgacggcaagacgcgCAAGGAGgtgcgcgtcgccgacctcaCCACCGACGGCGCACCCTCGCGCCAgctcagcgacgacgacaaggtccACGATGCCGTCTGGATCCCCGGCACCAACAACGTCATCTATCTCAAGTCGGAGGACAAGGGCGTGACCAAGGCCTTCGTCGCCAGCGGAGAGCATGTCGGCGCTGAGCACTACCTGGTCGCCGAGTTcgacgcccccgtcgccaacaTCAAGCTACAGCGGctcgatgatggtggtgtcgtCTTCATGGTGACGGGCCTTGTTGGCACTCAGGGGGAATTGTACAATGATGAGGTCGTCGAAAAACGGTCTACCGCACGCGTCTTTGACACTGCCCAGATTCGCGTT GAGCAGCGCTACTCGCTCTGGTACAACAAGCTTCAGCTCGAGGACGGTCGTTGGTCTCTCGCCGGCCCGCTGCTCAACCTGCTGACTGACGAGCCTAACCTCGAGGCCCCAGCCGGCATGTATGACGTTGCAGAGCCGCTGAGCAATTTTGACATCTCGCATAGAGGCGTCGCTTTCTTCGCTCGCGACGTGACCCGTCGACGCCccgacgagggcatcgtcACGCTGCCTTTTTTCGTGTCGATCGACTCGTTCACCCTACCACCCACatccaagcccaagcccattGTCCTACCCTCCGACGTGCGCCCCTGCATCGGCGGCAACATGCGCTtctcgcccgacgacgcgagCAACGTCATGTTTCTCTACTCGCAGCCCGGCGACCTGTACGCGAACCGTCTGTATCTGGCCTCGACGGGTTCGCTTGCCGCGTTTGATGTCTTTGCTCTCGTCACGCGCACCTTGGGCCCcagcggcgagcacggcagcggcggcgatggcaacGTTGAGGAACATGACCCCCCGGGTGCATTCGAGTTTGCGGGTAGCTCGGATACCCTCATCCTGGAAAGCCAAAAGTGCGGCCGCACCGTGCTTTCGACCCTGAAGCTGCAGGACGGAGAACGCCCTCACTTCGTCTTCCGCGAAGGCTCCGTTTCTGGATACTACCCATTGCGCGAGGGCTGCTGGGAGAAGCTCTTGgtgtcgagcagcagcttcgtGGACAGCAGCACGTGGCAGTTGGTTGACATTTCTGCATCATTCGGCCCCCATGGAtcgagcgacgacgtcagggcagagagcggcggcagcgacgtgCGCGTCATATCGTCTGCGACCAAGCACGGCGCCAAGTTTGGCATTTCGCGCGACATGGTTTCCGAATTTTGGtacgagggcgcgcagggcgtgTGCCTGCACTCGTTTATGCTACGACCAACCGACTTTGACGAGACGAAAAAGTACCCCTGGGTTTTGATGCCACACGGGGGCCCGGTGTCTTCATGGTCGGACGCCTGGAGCACCAGG TGGAACATGGCGGCTTGGGCAGAACAGGGCTACGTCATTGTGTGTCCCAACATCACCGGCAGCACCGGCTATGGACTCGAGCTGGCCAGGG GAATCAATGGCCAATGGGGAGGCAGGGCGTTTGAGGATCTGGTGAATCTCATCGCCTACCTCGAGAAGCTGTCCTATCTGGACCAGAATAAGGcggtcctcgccggcgccagctaTGGCGGATACATGGTCAGTTGGTTCTTTGGACAAGAGATTATCAACAAG TTTTGCTGTGCCGTATGGCACGATGGCATGCATAAACTgccctccttcttcctccaaAACGACGTCATattcgacgacggctccTTCCACGGGCCCCTGTACTACTGGCAGGACCCGGCGGCCTTTGAGCGCTTCAACCCGGGGCGGGCAGAGCTCCTGCGCAACTGGGGACGCGCGCCACCGACCATCATTATCCACAGCGATAAGGACTACCGGTGCCCCCTGACGGaggggctggcggccatgaacACGCTGCATGCGCACGGGGTGCCGACGCGCTTCCTTACGTTCTCGGACGAGCGCCACTGGGTGCTAAACCCGGAGAACAGCAGAGTTTGGCACAATGAGGTGTGGGGATGGGTTCGCAGATGCGTGGACGGTGAGATAAAGCGTGGAGATGCCTCATGGTGA